One genomic region from Leguminivora glycinivorella isolate SPB_JAAS2020 chromosome 8, LegGlyc_1.1, whole genome shotgun sequence encodes:
- the LOC125228488 gene encoding uncharacterized protein LOC125228488 yields MSDEYGLECGVRQGGLTSPKLFNLYINALIEELSSMHVGCRIQDTSFNNISYADDMVLLSPSVGGLRKLLLVCEQYANSHGLKYNCFKSELMIFKSGNKCPEEVPPVLLNGVPLKRVYVFKYLGHVLCDDMCDDEDIKRERRALATRANMLAHRFGRCTVPVKITLFKAFCTSLYTCALWASCTQRALGDLRVQYNNAFRALLRLPRWCSASGMFARCAASLCRLRGSRNSLLAVLADRWDSQLLIHWTRMHSVVATYTYN; encoded by the exons ATGTCTGATGAGTATGGCCTTGAATGTGGGGTTAGACAGGGGGGCTTGACTTCCCCTAAATTGTTTAACTTGTATATAAATGCACTTATCGAGGAGCTCAGTAGCATGCATGTCGGCTGTCGCATACAGGACACAAGTTTCAATAACATTAGTTACGCAGACGACATGGTGCTGCTGAGCCCCTCGGTAGGCGGGCTTAGGAAACTGTTACTAGTCTGTGAGCAATATGCTAACAGTCATGGTCTTAAATATAATTGCTTTAAAAGTGAATTAATGATTTTTAAATCTGGTAATAAGTGTCCTGAAGAGGTTCCTCCAGTGTTGCTTAATGGAGTGCCATTAAAAAGagtgtatgtatttaagtaccttGGCCATGTATTATGTGATGATATGTGTGACGATGAGGATATAAAGAGGGAGCGGAGGGCGCTGGCGACCAGGGCGAACATGCTGGCACATAGGTTCGGGCGATGCACAGTGCCTGTCAAGATAACTTTGTTTAAAGCTTTTTGCACATCACTATACACATGTGCACTATGGGCCAGCTGTACGCAGAGGGCGCTGGGTGACCTCCGCGTCCAGTATAACAATGCGTTCAGGGCGCTGTTGCGGCTGCCGCGCTGGTGTAGTGCATCGGGAATGTTCGCGC GGTGCGCGGCATCTTTGTGCCGCCTGCGTGGCAGCCGGAACAGCCTTCTGGCCGTCTTAGCTGATCGCTGGGATAGTCAGCTCCTCATACACTGGACTAGAATGCACTCGGTGGTGGCCACCTACACATATAACTGA